The Haemorhous mexicanus isolate bHaeMex1 chromosome 6, bHaeMex1.pri, whole genome shotgun sequence genome includes the window CACAAACCATTCTTGCACTTTATGATTTTTCAGTCATTACAACCAATGTTCAAATCTGAATTAGCCATACACCAGGGAACAAACCCCACTGGAGATGTAGCTTTGGACCATTGCTGTATCTCCAGGAGCTTTTTATTTACATCCATGTGGGTAGCTTTTGTTATGCCAGCTGACCTGCCAGGGGTTGGAAAGTCAGCCTCTTTCCCTTGTCTTGCAGCACTAAGATGCCTGTTCAGGAACCTCTCAGCAAATCCTACAGAACCAAGGAATAACACAGTGGAGAGTCCAAAAGTCTCttgaaaaataagtaaaaagcAGCAGCCAATCAACCTAAAGGCTGATGATagatttaaacaaaagaaagggTAAAACACTGGGGGGGTTTGACAACCACATAAGATACTTTTTACTTACAGGAAGGGCTCCACACAGTTACTTGTGTCCTGAAAGTGTAAATGGTTTGTCATTCCTTTGagaaaaatgctgcaaataATTAAACAGAACAGTAATACCCCTAAGAAAATCCCTTATTGTTTCAGAACCTGAGATGGATTGTATTTAAGGGGGTCACATTTCCAGCAGAGGTAAATACACAGACTGTGTAGGACCAAGTGCTCACTTGTTGACATAGGCTTCTGTGTTTATTGGGATAATTGTATAAGCTTGTATGTTTATTGGGATAATTAAAGTCTGCTTTGAATATAACCCTCGGTTAGAAAGTCTGGTATCACCCCTTCCTGATAGGGTGAGGTGTCAACAACTTAGTGCTAATGGTGATGGCCTAATGAGATTGTTAGATTTTCCTCTGGCCAAGTGAACTCCGCCAGCAGAATGAAAACCAGAATCAAAGGAATGCCAAACTGATGGGACATTTTACAGTACACAGAACACAACCAGGAAAAATGCTCGCTTCTCTGCCTCAGTTTGAGTGCAGTTTACTACCTCCTACAAAAGAACTAAAAATGGctcttgatttttgttttgttgttatAGGTGTCTGTGCTTTAGAAGGGTTTTATCCATAGAGCACAGGATAGTTTTGGGAAAATGGTGTTCAAATATAGactttgcaaataaaaaagaaggagtACCTTATCATAAACAAGGGGCTGGAGTTTGATTTTATGCATCTGCAAAGACAAggcaatttccattttttccagaCAAAAATGATGCAtgctgaataaataattttttggaAGCTTCAAACAGCTCTAAGTTAACAGGTGAACAGGACACAAGTTACCTGTCATTTCCAGTCTCTCAAAACCTTACTGCTTAAGAAAATCAGTTTGCATGCCACCAAGGTATCAATGAAATTTCACCTGTGCTGTTTgaaaattacacagaaaatttgttttcactCAATGACAAACTCGGAGTGAACAGAACAGGTTTGTTATGGGGCACTTCTTCATCTTGGTCAGCTTAAGGTGCGGAGCCTGACAAATCTCAACAGCTGTAGAGCTGGAGTTGCCAGATTCAGAAACATTTTCGATCAGATCCTTACTCCACACCATGCTTCCCTGGGGAAGGCTCCCTGAGAGCACTGGGAAGAGCACAGCAAGGCACAGGGATTTCCCTGATGCAGCACAATCCTCGCAGAagccagagcaggcagtgggacaAATTCGGGCAGTATTTGAGgggtgaggagggtgaggaagCAGAGCAAGCTCAGGAGGAGCGGCGTGCCCGGCTCAGCCGGAGTTTCTCACTCCGTGAGCCCGTCCTGCCCTTGTGCCGAGCAGACACCACGTGCCTGTCTCACACCCACATCTGCGGTATCGgtcagctgagctgggcttcatcacagcagcaggatgaaGGCTGTTTACAGCAGGATTTACTCGTATGAAAACCATTAGCCTTTCAGGGTAAAAGCCGTCCTGTTGTTATGCAGAGCGTGTCTGGCACAATAGGTCAGCAGCCCGGAGCACCGAAAAGAATCACGCCCTTTACTATCTAAACTACAGGAAAGCAAAGGCCTCCATAGGGAGAATCTGGAGAAATACTTAAAGGGAAAAGTTGGCTGCGAGGTCTGGAAAGACTTTGGGCTTATTCCTTCGTGGGGAGAACTGGTACAGACCCGGAATTGACATACAAGAGAAAAATCGTGACTGGAAATGTGGGAGTCGGTCTGCAAGAGGCAGTGATACACTGACCTGATTTGCCTTACAGGGCTCATCTTTTACAATCTACTTCCTTCTAGTGTGCCACAGCATTCCCTCTGACAGAGTTTTCCAACGAGGGGTGGAATCTGTGGGTAAAGTATAGAGATTTCCACTGCCAAACACCCAGTCCTGTCATattctctgcttcctcctgctgaaatcctttaTGCCAATTTTCCTGTCTATCTAACCCGATCTTGTCCTGTCTCAACTCTGCTACAGGATCTTCCAATGCCAACATGCAGCACCAGCTATCAAAACAGCTCCTTCCACTGCTGGCTGAATGGAAGCAGGAGGGGAGAACCACCAAGGTCTGTTATGATGGCAGGCCTTGCAGATAAGGCACACATAATCACCTCAGCTTTTCTTTAAGCACTAAGCAGTCTAAATCTTCTACCTTATTTATGTCGAGGGAGCTAGCAAAACACAGAAGCACCACCTTTGACTTGGGAGTTTTGCAAGAGTAACTGATAAGGTAACagtcagtatttttaaaatactacaGTTTTCCTGACTGAGCTGGTTGTGAATGAACACCTTGCAGCAAACCTACttgtatgaaagaaaaaaaaaatactcacatTTGTACAGCAGTCAGGAAATGTCCTGGGAAATGAGAAGAAGCAAGAACTGAAGTTATTTCTTTGCTAAGTCAAAGTCACCATTCCAGCCACCATTTCCAGAAACTATTAACAataaaatttaaggaaaaaaaaaaaacttgaacaTTCAATCAAATGATACAACTTTAATTTCTAAAAGGTGGTAAGTACTAAGAAACTGATCTAGTTGACAGGCAATTAATCCTCCTTGCATAGTACATTTATCTCCATGGGATATCAAGATTTACAACATTTCAGGAAAACTGGCACCTAAGTGAGCAAGCAACCTCAATCCTATACAAAAGTTACAGACAACCTAAATGTTTCCAAGTTTTACTCTGTAATTTATGCAGAGAATGGCCTTTCCTTTGTCCCCATCTATCCCACAGTACTGTattctctcactgcttctgtGTAGAAAACATAAAAGGCTGCAACCCACACTGATACAGTAATTCACAATAAATTGGCTCATTCTATTTAAACTTGGCCTTTCTGAGGTCAAATACCTCAAGGTACTTAGTTATggactttattttttcatgtagGATGTGCACTTCACGATATTTGGGATTCCTTAATAAAGACTTTGTCCAGAGGATGTTCAATCCTTCCCTTGAGAAAGTTCAAGCTGAGGTTTCAGTTTCAGAAGTGCTCTTGACACTAATCTAAAATAAGCACTGAATCTTACAGGAAGCCAAAAATATGTAACTTGCTTAACCAGCTTGCTAACAAGACAAGAGTAAAAACACTTCTTCatataaaaaaacctgaaagttACATTTTGCTGTATATGTTAGACATATCtacaatggatttttttcctttacagaatGATAGCTGGAGAGGAGCATTGTACTTACATCATCATTAATCCATTTTTTCTAGTAACTTGTGTCctgattttcaaaagcactgaTTATCAAGCACATCCTAGGTACTGAATGGTAGCAGCAGGCACTCAGAACTGTTGAAAACAACTATTAGTACTTGTTCTTTTGCTGCAAATGCACCATTTGAAAATAGTTCACTTGAAAATGGGTAACTTCACCTTTTAGTGAAAATCACTCTTGTAGTGTTTTAGAATGTCTGAAATAACTATTACCAGTATTTCTTAATACACTATAGTGGATTACGAtcaaaattaatgcaaaaaaattaagtttatgATAAATAAACTGTGGAAAAATTTATACAAGGCcgtaaataaataatttgaacTTCTCAGTAAGAAGTAAAACAGTATGTCACATGACAATATCATCCTATCTAAACAATACAATCTTGCTATATTTTATTGCATAATAATTCAAGAGTAACATCTTAAGTAAAatatgtaaagaaacaaaatcattaGATTTACTTTCTTTAATATTCAACAACCAGTTCTTTGTACATAATCCAATTTAAAGATAATATAATTAGCACTTCCAGCATTAACAGTCTGTATTTACAATGAATGAGATGGGGTAGGTAATCTAAAGAGTATTCAAATCTGTATGAAACAAATCAAAATACGAAGATTTACAGTAGTAGGCTCAAAATCCAAGACTTTTCCATTAATGGAATGCAATTGAAAAAGGCTTTGTTGCCTTTATTACTTGTAAGGGTTCCTGAAATGGTTATTTAAACAGCTGAAATCTTCAGTAATGCCTTCATTATTTGTACatgacattaaaaattaattccaatACTTCTATTTTTTACTTGCTTGTAGACCAGTCTGAGATCTGATGAAAGGATAACAAGGAAGTTTACTATATAATCCTAATTCCATATTCCTGAAAGCAACGGTTGGAAGTAGATGATGTCAGTCCATTCCAAGGGTTATGTACACAAAACTTAGAAAATGTTCTTCACTCTTGCATAAAATGTGTACACAGTATCAGTGAGTGGGGGACTTCAAAGTTTTTACGGGCTGTTGCTGGCATGGACCTTTCTTGgttgaaaataaaatacctttcaCTCTATTGTTCTGGTAGCAGTTTTACAAGTTAATCATCAATCCCTGGTGTTTCCCCCTGTTGTATTCTGGAGGCTATTCTAATGGCTTCTTCCAGAGACTGTTGTTCTCCAAGCTgaaacaaacacatttaaacagaaagaaatcagaACATTACACTTAGATAATAAATGCATCCAAAAAGATCTGAAAGCAAAGCCCTAGATACCAAACAGTCCTTCAGCCCAAATAAGTATGATCACTATTGTCACACCTCTCCTGGATGATAATATATACCAGCAGCTATCTAATCAGCATGACAGTTAGCATAGCTGCTGATAGGAGATCACTCTGAGTTTATATGTAACCACCAAATACATGTGCTTCAAAGAACTGCTGCATGATAAACACACTTCATGACCCACAAAGTAGGTGATATTTTACTTGGCAGATATGACAAAGTTCAGACCAGGCACAGAAGGCACAGTGGCTGTTGCATTTCATTTTATCACTGGTAAAGCAAACAaacatcttcatttttcttaacTCTCTTAACAGAAAGTCAGCTCTTTGGAACACCACATGACATTAACTTATAGACTACATTTATTGCAGAATCCCAGCTGCATAAAAAAGCTGTTATGATGACACTGCTTGATTCTACAGTTAAGTTTAGAGAGGAAATTATCTGGTACTACCAGGGTAACCAATCCTGAGTAAATACAACTTGACACaattttgggaaggaatccATGGAGTTTGATAATATGTTCATGGGAACACTGAAGACAACCTCAACCTCACAAAAAATGTAAAGCTGGCCATTACCTACTGGCTCAGAAGAAACACATATGAGAGTGTGAAAGCTAAAACCAAATTGTTTGGCATAATGGGACAATTCTAAGTATCACTTGTTATTTTGACAGTCACTGCACATCACATTCTGGATCCACTCCAGTCAAGACCTCTGTCTGCACCTCATTAGGATTTCAACAGGACTACCAGGCTACTGGCTTTACCAGGACTTAGAAACCAAATGGATTAATTTGTTAGTATTGAAGTACAAGAGAAAAGCCAATCAAACCCTCAGGAATAATCaatagcattttaattttaaaatctctctCTTCTATTTGTGTATTTGAAGTTTAATTGACGTAAAGTGACTTAAGTTAATGCCCCATGGCTGGTAACAGAAGAGGGGCTTGTGCAGAGAGTGCCTGTTCTCCTTTCATTCAAAGGACCCTTTTAGCTACTTCTTTCCTTGCTCTCATGCAAAAATTGCCTTCTGACATGGCTTCTCCTACAGGCAGTTTTGATTACTGCCAACTTAGCTCAAAAGAGTGGAGTTCAGAATTCAGAGCTTCTCAACTTTCAACAGCATCTGACTTGCTACCTTCCATTTAACAAAGGGTAAAATAACAATCTCTTGTTTCTGCTTGAGGATATTAATACTATTCCTTTCAATCTGAGCTCTTAAGAGCTCTTTCATACCTAGAAATTACCTTTTCCTGACAGTGTTTGAACAATGTGAGGAACTATTTACAGAGACTGTTTGTACTGTGCTGGTTTGGCACATTACAGAAGGTCACTATTTCCAGAGAGTTCTGATTATTAACCTTTCTATATAATTGTTTGCACTATTTTGCTATTAGCATTTCAAGGTTCAAATAACAAATTTGCTAATTTTATAAGTTCATACCAATTTATTCATGAGAGTTTGGATTTATATGTGTCAATCCTTTATGTAAAGCTGAAGGATGAACAAAAGCACTTCACTGAAAACCTGTGAGTCCATGAACTACTTGGTTGACTTGAAGTTTGGACCTCCCCCAGCCTTCCCCTTTTTCCAGATTCTACAAGTAGATTTGGAAAACCAGATGCTGTTTATTCCTCTTCCTAACCCtatacattattttaaatatgagaTAATTTAGTTGTGGGCTGGTCTTTTTTCAGGGAAACCAAGCttattcaaataattttgttacCTGACTAGGTAGCTTCCAACTCTAGAAGTAAGAAACACtccaaaaaaaccatttatcCCCATCTTACCTGTACTGCAATTTGTGTCCCATTGGATGTAGCCAACAATGTGACAGGTCTAGTTTCTGTAGTCACTAGATGGTGTCCGTGCTGCTGGTGTCCCATTTCTGAGGAGGCACTGTGAAATGCTGCTAAGTCTTGGGCCACAATGGCAACCTTCAGGACAAAGGGACACAATCACCTGCCTGGCACATCTGTTCCTGCCCCTCAcctcctgccaccactgccTTCACAGTTACAGTCATAGCTGGGATCACTCATCAGCATAATTGTATTGTGCAAAAGAAAAGCTGCCATAATTGTCTTCTCCAAATTATCtactgtcaccgacatgttctatgaaaaatcctttccttaggatttttccctcctgagaagctgagaggcctcaggaacaaactgtaaacaattcttatctgctgctgtggaatgcaacagggggaatctgtgattggtcccatgtggttgtttctaattaatggccaatcacagatcacctgtccagactgtttcagtcagagacaaacctttgttattcattccttttctattcttagcaaGCCTTCAGATGAAAtccttttttctattcttttagtatagtttttaatataatatatatcatgaAATAATAAACCAAGTCTTCTGAAACGtggagtcaactttcttgtctcttccctcatcctaagacccctgtgaacaacATCACAATCTACTACCTCTTAAAATATAATATCCTCAGGACTGCAGCAATTCAATCAATGCACTAGAGACCTGTGCTTATCTACACAGAGACTAATTACTATCTTCATTTTCATGTGGTGCAATTTTAGAACAGTAGAATGAATTTTAAGTTAAAGATCATATTTGTACTAAAAAGTTAGCTGTTTTAGCTGTACATTAAGAACCAACCCACAGATACAGACTTACACAAATGTTTCCCATCTGCCAAATAAATTACACTGCCATAATATTAACCAATGAAATTATAGTTCCTACTGGATTCTATACTTAGTTCATACTGGATTCTATACATTTACTGTGTGACTTTGGGGAAAAAGCTTGGCATTTCTAGGTGTTATTTTACAGACACCTAAATGAATCATTGGTGCcccttgtttttaaaacattttaaaacgTTGAAACCTGCTGATGTACAGCACTGGGTAGAACAGATCACGCACTTAGGAGGGGAATGTGCTGGCCAGCTGGAAACTGCTGAGCTCGTCTGCATCAATGCCAGGAGTGTGGTGGCTCAGGGGCCCATTTGCCCctcagggacaggagccaggtgtgcagggcagTGTCTCACCTGCTGTCCCTCGGTGCCCTCCGCAGTGACCATGGCCACCGAGTGCGTGCCGGCCGAGGAGATGACGGCGTCGTGGGCAGGGACTGTGATGGTGGTGCCATCTTGTGTCACCATGGTGATGGTGTTGCCGATGGCCTGCATGTCTGCCTGGGATATGTTCACCTGcaacacacagcagctcctgagcaaaggaaggggctcagtgctgctcaAGCCAGACCCTCATTCCGTCTGCCTCGCTGGCTGGCATCCAAGAGCTCATGACCTTTCAGACACACTTACCTGCTCACAGAAAAGAATATGGCTCTCAGCAGAAGGAGGGCTTGCATGCCTAATCCCAGAGCCTACAACTCCATGTTAATCAGAGTGGATCCCAAATAACAGCATAACACATTATCTATGCATGTGTCTTCACAGAGGTCAATGGGATTTAAGGTTGTACCACCTGACATATTTGATCTTGATGTAAATACCAAAGGGCCTTATAAGGGCTTAGAACTGAAGCCACAAATAAACAATCCATAACTAATTAATGATATAAATTACTGATGTCTCCAGTATAAATGCATTAAGGCATCAGATACATAATTTGATGTCTGATTTACAAGTTAATAAATCCCAGAACTGAAGTCAAGCTGAAAGATAATTTAAATGTGAGAATTCTGTGTCAAGGCTTCTGCAGGACTTCATTTTAAAGTGTAAAAATGCCAGTTACTTATGGTAAAAATGCCAGTAAGTATTGCTGCACCTTCCAATGTCCTGGCAATTCAACAGGCCCCTtggatattttatttcagcctGAATTCCGAATATATCTTTCATATGTTACTGGTATTTCAGTTGTCCTCCCAGATGATATagaaattttttccccaaaagcctTCAATATACTGCCACAGTGAATCAAGAGAGTTGTGTTGAAATCCCCTTCCAAAGAAATTTCATATGAAATCCTTAAAAATATGTATCCATggaaaaccttaaaaaaaaagacagccaTAGGAATGTTCAAGTGGAAAATAGTATCAAAGGATTCCTTATCCTTTAGTTTATGTTAGAAACTGCCAACCAAACTGCTTGTGAAGGAAGCACCTGGACTGAGACAACTTCCCACCCCTCAACCCCCCAGAGTGTGTGCAGACAGGACAGTGAAGATGCCCATCAGATATTAACAGCATAATCTGGGAATTGTGAGCAACCTCAGAAGCAGGCTGTATGTATAGCAGTTGTTTGAACAGCCCTTTTCAGAGTGACAAAGATAACCAGGAGAGACCAATCCCCTCACTTTGTATTAGTACAGTTTCACGTGTCAGAATATGTGGCTTCACTTAGGTGTTCCACAGGAGGCACAACCCTGAACATATCCCGACACAGCTGCAAAGAAGCTTCTTTCCACCAACATTTATCCAGAATCCTGTGTGATTTCAGAGAGCCCATGGACAAGCtaaacctgtgccaggtgacacTGCAGTTACTTACATGTTGGGTTCCATCCTGGGATATTAGTGCTACTTGTTGGCCTAATCCTGACTGAGTAACTGTAGCAACCTGTGCAGAAATGACATCTTCTCCCTCTACACCTGTCACATAGGTGATCTGGGAGCCTTTGAGCACATCTTCACCTTGACCTGTTGGACACAAAGAGGACAAGAGGTTACTTTCCATACTCTGAATGTTCCCAGGAGAGCAAATGACAAGTCCCAGTCCTGTCTGAAGGTTTTAAACActccaagagaaaaaattagtggaaagatgagaaaaataaaagaaggaaagataCCAGAAGCAAGTCAGAAAGTCTTATTTTGGGAACATGGGGTATAATCTTCTAGCAATCAGTTTAAAGACACATAAATACTACATATATGTTTGGTTTATAAGCAACTATTAAAATGTGATAAACATTTCTAATTTATTCATTAAATGTTAACCTTCCCATGCAAACacaactggatttttttaaaaagttattaatTAACAAACATACAGAAGAACATAGCGACGTGCCTTTGTGTGAAGATTTGAGTAAATTCATTATCTTGATAAATGTTTAACCTCAGTAAATAAATGTTATCATTCCTTTAAAAGAAGGAATTAAGCTATAGTAAGTCTGCTTGAGGCAGTCAGTGCAGTTTCCCACAAACATGGAGCAAAACAACTTTCCTAACCAAAACAGTTTGTGTAgatatttctgattttcaggCACATCCAAAAATCACAATTTGACAAGGGGTGTTTGTCCTTTTGCAGTATTTCCTTCAGTCTGATCCTTTATACTCATAGGATTCAATACTCATGATACCTTGAGCAGCCCACTCTGAGGAgtactgcagcacagcagctccttttcATCTCTGCCTCTAGGACAGTTTACAGAAACTGCTCTGAACCACAGCAAAGCCAGCCCATATCACTGTACTgcaaaaacagatttttttttttctcaaggcaGAGCCTTTACTCCCACCCAAAAGATTGTCACCAGCCATGGtgttatacatatatatatatatatactctCATGTTTTTAGCAGGTTTGCTAAGACTGCAACTCAAATTTCTCTCTTAACCCCATGACTGCTATAAATTAGTTTATTTTCTGGCCAATTACCATGCAATTTCTGGTTACAAGTTGCCTACCACCCTAAAAAGTCTTACAGAGAAATTAAGATATCTTTAAGTACTTTAACtatgttttcatttccttggctATCAAAATCCCCCAGCAAAATACCatccagcctttttttttttccctttctttcccaaCTAGAGATTCAAAGGCTGCAATTCTAACCTGGAGGTGGCTCAAAGAAAGCCTCTTGTTCTTCCTCAATGGGCTCTGTGTCGTTGTGTGCTGTCCGTTTGTGCATAGCAAGGGTAGAGATCTGCTTGTAGGTCTTCCCACAGTGATTGCAGTTGTAGGGTTTGGAATGAGTATGTACAACATGATGTTTGTATAAACTGGAATACTCTGTGAAACGTTTGTCACAGCCAGGAACTGTACACACATAGGGCTTCTCCCctgcacaggaaaacaaaaggtaTAAAGAGAATTTTATTCAGGACGCACAGGAAAAATTGCCAGCAAATGATATTTGGGGACAAACCTTCATTGCCAACCATACTTCAATttcaaaggcagcagagaagCTCAACCACACAAAGTTTATCAATGCAACATCTTATTGTCTTTAAGAATTAGTGCCAGTAAATTTGGCCCATTTTTCTCCCTATCATTCAATCTAAAACATCTTTCAGATGAAGGCAGAAGGATACAGGCTGAAAGCTGCAATTTCAGTTTGTCACTGTAGTGAGAATTTGTAACTTTATTACATAGTTTTCCTCAATGATCAGATATACTGATTGACTAGTATCACTTTTGAGTGTTGAAAGCTCTGAGGAAATCCATAGGAAGCACGTGTATAAGCAATTATGTTTTCATGTAAAAAAAGcttccatttaaaaatcaatggAACAAGTGTCCAAACTACATTGTAAGCTAAAAAATATAAACTAAGATATAAAATGTTGCTCTATGAAGCTTGTCTGTGTTTCTATAACATACAAAATGCTGCCAAGCTGATATGGCTATCACTGGCTTTTACACTTTAGAATCTTCAAATCTGTACTTATTATTTCTGCTCACCAAATCAGTATTCTGCTCACTAGATAAGGATTTTCACGTCTAGTCTACAAAAAAGGAAGTTTTGACCACAGttccagcagcaaggaaaatACAGCTGGGATGAAAGGGTGACTCATAACAGTGAGCCAAAGTTAAGCTCAGACTTGTCCTTTACTGGTATTTATTTAAGGAACAGCTCACAAGGGAGGCAAACCCCAGAATCATATTCAGGATTCAGCCCAATGCTCAGTTTAAAAAACTTTGTACCCAAACCAAAATGATTCTGTCTTGACAGCAAGGTGGGAAATCCAACTGCTTAAATATCctcagggaggggagaggaagcCCAAACAGAATTACCAAGCCAAGTCATAGAAACATGACTGTACCAAATTACAACACACCAAAACATTGTTCACAAGGAGAATGACACAGCCTCTTCCAAGCAGATTCCACTtcaaaatacaataaatcaCTCATATACCTGTGTGTATTCTCACATGATTCTTATAATTAGTTGCACTGGCAAAAGCTCTCCCACATCCTGGCTCTGTACAGTAATAAGGCCTTTCGCCCGTGTGTGTCCTGATGTGAACCTTTCTAATGTTAGATGTTGTGAATGACCTGCCACATCCTTCAAAGGGACATTTAAAAGGCCTTTCACCTGAAAAAGAAGACAAGAAAAGGTGCACAGCAAAGGTTACAAAAGAATGAAAATCCTAAGTTACACTTAGACTTGAATGAAGGAACCTAAAGCTACCTAATTCTATCTGTGAGATCCTCAGTCAGAAATACCATGAACACACCCCTGTGGAGTGTTCTACTTTAgccaaaatgaacaaaattcAGGAAAGTCCTACAGTCTGTAAGCTAAATTATGAACCATTGAGATTAATACTTTAACATGTATAGAACAGACTCAGTTGCTTGGATTAGCTTGCACACTGCCCATAATCTAGCA containing:
- the ZNF143 gene encoding zinc finger protein 143 isoform X3 — encoded protein: MLLAQINRDSQGMTEFSGGGMEAQHVTLCLTEAVAVQGDPSDGDNLENMEGVSLQAVTLADGSTAYIQHNSKGESLRLEDGQAVQLEDGTTAFIHHTSKDSYDQSALQAVQLEDGTTAYIHHTVQMPQSDTILAIQADGTVAGLHTGDAAIDPDTISALEQYAAKVSIDGNDSVSSTGIIGENEQDKKMQIVLQGHGTRVTAKSQQTGEKAFRCDYDGCGKLYTTAHHLKVHERSHTGDRPYQCEHPGCGKAFATGYGLKSHVRTHTGEKPYRCTEENCTKSFKTSGDLQKHIRTHTGERPFKCPFEGCGRSFTTSNIRKVHIRTHTGERPYYCTEPGCGRAFASATNYKNHVRIHTGEKPYVCTVPGCDKRFTEYSSLYKHHVVHTHSKPYNCNHCGKTYKQISTLAMHKRTAHNDTEPIEEEQEAFFEPPPGQGEDVLKGSQITYVTGVEGEDVISAQVATVTQSGLGQQVALISQDGTQHVNISQADMQAIGNTITMVTQDGTTITVPAHDAVISSAGTHSVAMVTAEGTEGQQVAIVAQDLAAFHSASSEMGHQQHGHHLVTTETRPVTLLATSNGTQIAVQLGEQQSLEEAIRIASRIQQGETPGIDD
- the ZNF143 gene encoding zinc finger protein 143 isoform X4, translating into MLLAQINRDSQGMTEFSGGGMEAQHVTLCLTEAVAVQDGDNLENMEGVSLQAVTLADGSTAYIQHNSKGESLRLEDGQAVQLEDGTTAFIHHTSKDSYDQSALQAVQLEDGTTAYIHHTVQMPQSDTILAIQADGTVAGLHTGDAAIDPDTISALEQYAAKVSIDGNDSVSSTGIIGENEQDKKMQIVLQGHGTRVTAKSQQTGEKAFRCDYDGCGKLYTTAHHLKVHERSHTGDRPYQCEHPGCGKAFATGYGLKSHVRTHTGEKPYRCTEENCTKSFKTSGDLQKHIRTHTGERPFKCPFEGCGRSFTTSNIRKVHIRTHTGERPYYCTEPGCGRAFASATNYKNHVRIHTGEKPYVCTVPGCDKRFTEYSSLYKHHVVHTHSKPYNCNHCGKTYKQISTLAMHKRTAHNDTEPIEEEQEAFFEPPPGQGEDVLKGSQITYVTGVEGEDVISAQVATVTQSGLGQQVALISQDGTQHVNISQADMQAIGNTITMVTQDGTTITVPAHDAVISSAGTHSVAMVTAEGTEGQQVAIVAQDLAAFHSASSEMGHQQHGHHLVTTETRPVTLLATSNGTQIAVQLGEQQSLEEAIRIASRIQQGETPGIDD